The Nakamurella antarctica genomic interval CGGGCGAGGCTTTCGGGACACCCGGATACTTTCGGCTGTCCTATTCCCTCGGCGATGCGGATCTGATCGCTGGAATCGAGCGCATGGGGGCGTTCCTCCGCACCGGGCGATAGCGCTCCTGCCGCACGCCCACTCTCCCTTCGGCTGGCACCCCGCGCGGCGCCACCCCGACGCCCCCCTGGTCACTCCACTCGCGGGAAGAAGCTCCACCTGCAACTGAAGCAAAGCCCTGAATGGGGGCTTGAGAAATGACGACTTCGGAAATGACGGCAGCTGGTCCGGTCAGATAGTCCATCGCGGCTATAGACGGCCCATTCGATTTCACCTAGTGTTCACACAAAGGAGGACGTTTCGTCGCTGAGACGCCCTTATCGTGGACGCAATGACTTCCGACGCGGCAACCACTGTTTCCCTCGTCTCCGGTCATCAGTGATTTACGGTCCCTCAGAGTCCGGAGGCGGGCACCATCGACACCATCATTTTCGATTTCGACGGCACAGTGGCGATCGGCCACGGGCCCGTTCTCGCTTACGCGCGCTCCGCCGCTGCACTGCTGGGGCCCGACGGCGCCACCCTTGAAGAAGCAGTTGCCAGCGGGGTGCAACGCGCCGATCAACTGGGATTCTTCGCCGGCGATGTCACGGACGGCTACGGCCTCGTGCACAAGCTAGCAGTTGCCGCCGGGGCCACTCCGGAGATGATGAACAGCGCCTACCAAGAAAGCCGCGCGTTGCTCGGCACTCAGGATGCGCCGATCAGGGCACCAGAGGACCTTGCAGCAGTACTCGCGCGGATCGGCGCAACCAGCCGCGTCGTCCTCGTGACGAATGCCCCCGACATCCAGCTGGACTACGCGCTCTCCTCGCTAGGACTCGACGGCCATTTTCACGCGGTGCACAGTTCGGCGGCCAAGCCGGCCGGGTTGCGAGTGCGCGT includes:
- a CDS encoding HAD family hydrolase encodes the protein MAIGHGPVLAYARSAAALLGPDGATLEEAVASGVQRADQLGFFAGDVTDGYGLVHKLAVAAGATPEMMNSAYQESRALLGTQDAPIRAPEDLAAVLARIGATSRVVLVTNAPDIQLDYALSSLGLDGHFHAVHSSAAKPAGLRVRVENWLAEGRVLSIGDIWENDLAPVAELGGQTALVGNPSGNARPDFASPTLPGLYNAIIAWAETDSPVLHSPGNSTHAAVRTQSATDKEHYQS